In Chryseobacterium shigense, the following proteins share a genomic window:
- a CDS encoding curli production assembly/transport protein CsgE, whose translation MMKTFYSLSLYTLFIFLSAMVDGQEDKKVNARIESSILENQIRLKAVVTNNTAVYKELNYLLVSIKKGNAGNLSNNQQSGKFSINPNEVKILSEINVNLQQKDALKAFLYIKDEETQKLIAKDSLEVNTDLFKKKTAKVEEDAVFELKGLTIDETKTKVGKDFYDLFYLQYSQIPDKSSGAVTISELPLRGTSGQINIQIEDKVIYSFMTNPGEDYLKEQLAASLKYIKEFNAKKNLIKNEFIY comes from the coding sequence ATGATGAAAACTTTTTATTCTTTAAGTCTGTATACTTTATTTATCTTCCTGTCTGCAATGGTTGATGGGCAGGAGGATAAAAAAGTAAATGCCAGGATAGAAAGCAGTATCCTTGAAAACCAGATCAGGCTTAAAGCGGTTGTAACCAATAATACAGCAGTTTATAAAGAATTAAATTACCTGTTAGTTTCCATCAAAAAAGGCAATGCCGGAAATCTTTCCAATAACCAGCAGAGCGGAAAATTCTCCATAAACCCCAATGAAGTAAAAATTTTATCCGAGATCAATGTTAACCTTCAGCAGAAAGATGCTTTGAAAGCTTTTCTCTACATAAAAGATGAAGAAACTCAGAAGCTCATTGCAAAAGACAGTCTTGAAGTAAATACAGATCTGTTCAAAAAGAAAACCGCCAAAGTAGAAGAAGATGCAGTCTTTGAACTGAAAGGGCTCACCATTGATGAAACCAAAACAAAGGTCGGGAAAGATTTTTATGACCTTTTCTATCTCCAGTACAGCCAGATTCCGGATAAAAGCAGCGGCGCGGTTACCATCTCCGAACTTCCCCTTCGCGGAACCAGCGGGCAGATCAACATCCAGATCGAGGATAAAGTAATTTACAGCTTTATGACCAATCCAGGCGAAGATTACCTGAAAGAACAGCTGGCAGCCAGCTTAAAATATATCAAAGAGTTTAATGCAAAGAAAAATCTTATTAAAAATGAATTTATCTACTAA
- a CDS encoding curli production assembly/transport component CsgF, with amino-acid sequence MKTFIIILIFIAGIFSGKSQQLVYKPINPAFGGDTFNYQWLLSSANAQNQFDEKDDYSSLLDDVNSLNSFSQSLNRQVLSELSRKLFEDQFGEGSIKPGNYLFGSLYLQITTTAQGLLINILDTSTGDQSEIVIPK; translated from the coding sequence ATGAAAACCTTTATCATTATTTTAATCTTTATTGCGGGTATTTTCTCCGGAAAATCTCAGCAGCTCGTTTATAAGCCCATTAATCCGGCCTTCGGAGGTGATACTTTTAATTACCAGTGGCTTTTAAGTTCAGCAAATGCTCAGAATCAGTTTGATGAAAAAGATGATTACAGCAGTTTGCTTGATGATGTTAATTCTCTGAACAGTTTCAGCCAGAGCCTCAACAGGCAGGTACTGAGTGAACTGTCCAGGAAATTGTTTGAAGATCAGTTCGGGGAGGGCAGTATAAAGCCCGGAAATTATCTTTTCGGTTCGCTCTATCTGCAGATTACAACTACCGCCCAGGGACTTTTGATCAATATTTTGGATACCAGCACAGGCGATCAGTCCGAGATCGTAATTCCAAAATAA
- a CDS encoding CsgG/HfaB family protein, which produces MRTYTYTRIFFCTFLLCLMQACSSILGLPSDPERSTMGELTPSTTELRNLPLPKEKIVIGVYKFRDQTGQYKPSESGNNWSTAVPQGTTTILIKALEDSRWFIPIERENIANLLNERQIIRSTRQEYMKDAEKNSQSLPPLLYAGILLEGGVISYDSNVMTGGLGARYFGIGASTQYRQDRITIYLRAVSTLNGEILKTVYTSKTILSTSVNGSFFRYIDTERLLEAEVGLTQNEPVQLAVTESIEKAVRSLIVEGIRDKIWGKASENLTGYQALINDYNKEQEKNVGRSVGNKFPENYRQKMSVFANIEAQKIKDDYVNPEMNAGGKLGIKYFISPNFNLEASGSFFTLENKNIVKRNYIVPELNLEFLLFPKYRFSPYVYGGLGAMFSKYKPQYKGQVGGGLEYMIGNNTAIRASSQYDIGFKDNWEGMVNGKRKDQALRFAIGINFYLGNK; this is translated from the coding sequence ATGAGAACTTACACTTACACCAGAATTTTTTTCTGTACGTTCCTGCTGTGCCTAATGCAGGCCTGCAGTTCGATCCTGGGTCTTCCTTCCGATCCTGAAAGATCCACCATGGGAGAACTCACCCCTTCTACTACAGAACTGAGGAATCTTCCTCTCCCCAAAGAAAAAATCGTTATAGGTGTCTACAAATTCAGAGACCAGACCGGCCAGTATAAACCGTCAGAAAGCGGGAATAACTGGAGCACGGCGGTTCCCCAGGGAACTACAACCATCCTCATTAAAGCATTGGAAGACAGCAGATGGTTTATTCCAATCGAAAGAGAAAATATTGCCAATCTTTTAAACGAAAGGCAGATTATCCGGTCCACAAGACAGGAATACATGAAAGATGCCGAAAAAAACAGCCAGTCGCTTCCACCTCTTCTTTATGCGGGAATTCTTCTAGAAGGTGGCGTTATTTCCTACGACAGCAATGTAATGACCGGCGGTCTGGGAGCAAGATACTTCGGAATCGGAGCTTCCACACAATACCGCCAGGACAGGATTACCATATACCTGCGTGCTGTTTCTACCCTTAACGGCGAAATCCTTAAAACAGTCTATACTTCTAAAACCATTCTTTCCACAAGTGTGAACGGAAGCTTTTTCAGATATATTGATACGGAAAGATTATTGGAAGCGGAAGTGGGACTTACCCAAAATGAGCCTGTACAGCTTGCCGTAACCGAATCCATAGAGAAAGCGGTAAGATCTCTTATTGTAGAAGGAATCAGGGATAAAATATGGGGGAAAGCATCTGAAAACTTAACGGGATACCAGGCCCTGATCAATGATTATAATAAAGAGCAGGAAAAAAATGTAGGTAGATCGGTTGGCAATAAGTTTCCTGAAAATTACAGACAGAAAATGTCCGTTTTCGCCAACATAGAAGCTCAGAAAATCAAAGATGATTATGTGAATCCTGAGATGAATGCCGGTGGAAAACTGGGAATCAAATATTTTATAAGTCCCAATTTTAATCTTGAAGCCAGCGGAAGCTTTTTCACGTTAGAAAATAAGAATATTGTTAAAAGAAATTATATTGTTCCTGAGCTTAACCTCGAATTTCTTCTGTTTCCAAAATACAGGTTCAGTCCATATGTATATGGTGGATTGGGGGCTATGTTTTCAAAATACAAACCCCAGTATAAAGGCCAGGTGGGCGGAGGTTTGGAGTATATGATCGGTAATAATACCGCAATCCGGGCTTCCTCACAGTATGATATCGGCTTTAAAGATAACTGGGAAGGCATGGTAAATGGGAAAAGAAAAGACCAGGCACTCCGGTTCGCAATTGGAATCAACTTCTATCTTGGAAACAAATAA
- a CDS encoding carboxypeptidase-like regulatory domain-containing protein, which translates to MKTLIKILSIFILTFCLFSCDEDLVDQAQTGILKGKVVKRGTNVPIPNVKVFTAPTTQTVFSGTDGTFEIASMPVGNYSVKAELSGYITTFQGVNIQNQGQVVTVVFEMDDDESLNSPPSAPQLLSPVDNAVNQPLNVELTWTATDPDTADVLKYSLTIKNNLDTNVIQVNDLAVNHYSLTNLKFGVSYFWQVSVSDGIHPPVLSSISKFTTNTVPANRYHYVQKQNGNFVIMSSNDQGNSFQFTNSSYNSWRPRKNNNAGLIAFLRTEGGSTHIYTANPDGSNPFKVTTVPAAGFNNYELDFAWNTNGQEILYSNFNKLYRINKDGSGLTLVYTTPDGSMISECDWSYDGSRIALKTNDYSGYNTKIYIIDMTGSVLKTVLTGSLGASGGLNFSVDGQMLVFTRDISGYQDGSGNYRQLDSHIFIYNLTNDTVYDISEESEKPMGTNDLDPRFSPNNAQVIFMNTSNDNISQKNVMVIDLNSTMTDLSRASLFSNGEMPDYE; encoded by the coding sequence ATGAAAACTTTAATCAAAATACTCAGCATATTCATCCTTACTTTTTGTCTGTTTTCATGTGATGAAGATCTTGTGGATCAGGCTCAGACAGGGATATTGAAAGGAAAAGTTGTAAAAAGAGGTACCAATGTGCCTATTCCTAATGTGAAAGTTTTTACAGCACCAACTACTCAGACTGTTTTCAGCGGTACAGACGGCACATTCGAAATTGCTTCTATGCCTGTGGGAAATTATTCTGTGAAAGCCGAATTATCAGGTTATATCACCACTTTTCAGGGTGTTAATATACAAAACCAGGGCCAGGTTGTTACCGTGGTCTTTGAGATGGACGATGACGAATCGCTCAACTCTCCTCCTTCTGCACCGCAGCTGCTAAGTCCGGTAGACAATGCGGTCAATCAACCTTTGAACGTTGAGCTGACATGGACTGCTACAGATCCTGATACTGCCGATGTTTTAAAATATAGTTTAACAATTAAAAATAACCTTGATACAAATGTTATTCAGGTTAATGATTTGGCAGTGAATCATTATTCGCTGACCAATTTGAAGTTTGGTGTTAGTTACTTCTGGCAGGTGTCTGTTTCGGACGGCATTCACCCGCCAGTTTTAAGTTCCATCAGTAAATTTACCACCAATACAGTTCCGGCCAACCGCTATCATTATGTACAGAAACAGAATGGAAACTTTGTCATCATGTCCAGTAATGATCAGGGAAACAGTTTCCAGTTTACCAATTCTTCCTATAACAGCTGGAGGCCGAGAAAAAACAATAATGCAGGACTGATTGCATTTCTGCGGACCGAGGGTGGAAGTACCCATATTTATACTGCAAATCCTGATGGGTCAAATCCTTTCAAGGTAACGACAGTACCTGCTGCAGGATTTAACAATTATGAATTGGATTTTGCATGGAATACAAACGGTCAGGAAATTCTCTATTCAAATTTCAATAAGTTATACAGAATTAATAAAGATGGAAGCGGACTGACTCTTGTTTACACAACTCCGGACGGCAGCATGATCTCTGAATGTGACTGGAGCTATGACGGCAGCCGGATTGCTTTAAAAACCAATGACTACAGCGGTTACAATACAAAGATTTATATTATAGATATGACAGGAAGCGTATTGAAAACCGTTCTGACAGGATCATTAGGAGCATCCGGAGGACTGAATTTTTCTGTAGACGGACAAATGCTTGTTTTCACCCGTGATATTTCAGGATATCAGGACGGAAGCGGAAATTACCGTCAGCTAGATTCCCATATCTTTATCTATAACCTGACCAATGATACGGTATACGATATTTCTGAGGAAAGCGAAAAACCAATGGGAACCAATGATCTTGATCCAAGATTCTCTCCAAATAATGCCCAGGTCATCTTTATGAATACTTCCAATGACAATATATCACAGAAAAATGTGATGGTTATTGATCTCAACAGTACGATGACCGATCTTTCCAGGGCTTCTCTTTTCAGCAACGGCGAAATGCCGGATTACGAGTAA
- a CDS encoding response regulator transcription factor, giving the protein MMKPRLTIFDEPLLYTEGLSKLLSQSKIFNTIDICNSYEHLFEQLKLDPPEILVLSSNMLMLTDIFRLTEDITSTNKQIKIIVIGNSYDMIDIRKLFNKGIKSYLDKNSRYDEFLKSINVLLLNEIYICDHAKERMINFISSEEGKPNPHIKEPLTRREMEILKLICDGFSSKDISEKLFISINTVETHRKRILLKLNAKNSVGIVKYALENHIID; this is encoded by the coding sequence ATGATGAAACCGAGATTAACTATTTTTGATGAACCGTTACTCTACACAGAAGGTTTATCAAAACTGCTCTCACAGAGCAAAATTTTTAACACGATTGACATTTGTAATTCTTATGAACACCTATTTGAACAATTAAAATTAGATCCCCCGGAAATTCTGGTACTAAGCTCCAATATGCTGATGCTTACAGATATTTTCAGACTTACAGAAGACATTACCTCAACAAACAAACAAATCAAAATTATTGTCATAGGCAATAGTTATGATATGATCGACATCCGGAAGCTTTTTAACAAGGGCATAAAAAGCTATCTCGACAAAAACAGCAGATACGACGAATTCCTGAAATCTATAAATGTCCTGCTTTTAAATGAAATCTATATTTGCGATCATGCAAAAGAAAGAATGATCAATTTTATCAGCAGCGAAGAAGGAAAACCCAATCCGCATATTAAAGAGCCCCTTACACGCAGAGAAATGGAGATCCTCAAACTGATATGCGACGGCTTCAGCAGCAAAGATATTTCTGAAAAACTCTTCATAAGCATCAACACCGTAGAAACCCACCGCAAAAGGATACTTCTAAAATTAAACGCAAAAAATTCCGTAGGAATAGTAAAATATGCCTTAGAAAACCACATTATCGACTGA
- a CDS encoding OsmC family protein — protein sequence MGKEHHYKATISWTGNTGTGTSSYRNYERSHTIQVENKALIEGSSDPAFRGDKTRHNPEDLLLSSLSSCHMLWYLHFCSEEGIIVTHYTDEATGIMEETADGSGHFTSVTLHPTVIVQEKSMIERAGELHHKANQFCFIARSVNFPVKHIPTTLVK from the coding sequence ATGGGCAAAGAACATCACTACAAAGCAACCATCAGCTGGACCGGAAATACAGGAACAGGAACCAGCAGCTACAGAAACTATGAAAGAAGCCACACCATTCAGGTTGAAAATAAGGCTCTTATTGAAGGCTCTTCCGATCCGGCATTTCGGGGAGACAAAACCAGGCACAACCCTGAAGACCTGCTTCTATCCTCACTTTCTTCCTGCCATATGCTATGGTATCTTCATTTCTGTTCGGAAGAAGGCATCATTGTTACCCATTACACGGACGAAGCTACCGGAATCATGGAAGAAACCGCTGACGGAAGCGGACATTTTACATCTGTTACTTTACACCCCACAGTTATTGTACAGGAAAAATCTATGATTGAGAGAGCTGGAGAACTGCACCATAAGGCAAATCAATTTTGTTTTATTGCCAGGTCTGTTAACTTTCCGGTAAAACATATCCCTACCACGTTAGTTAAATAA